One Fibrobacter sp. UWR2 DNA window includes the following coding sequences:
- a CDS encoding glycoside hydrolase family 9 protein yields the protein MPAKRSWITVLLATVGIMAAEQEQPTPYDLIRPVWPLTWDSTVFNHFVPDAIPKNPIPKNRTPAAFAPNEFIPDTLDQAYLDAMNYRMSPIRVNQAGYLESDAEKQFYYVGSATSFEVVDADGNSLSPAATGTFTSSGKSASSSWIINAGTNAATNNKDRYSVTINGPSGTIQIGQLGNMSLPTNTRLRIKVGNNISSTFIISEHVYSMVKDAALKFYGINRSGNGESWFHPASHTKDGGGPVTEGADDVRGPFNEALAGTLEGGYYDCGDHLKESQTQMYAFMVAAVMAATNADADEDVYAYNQGETVNTDGIPDMLREAKHGADFVLRAYKRANGVVDDMALSVGNFGSDHGWWGRPENQDKLPVDNSASATDRGGPASRTVRLGEVGSNIGGETAAGLAILGKMYAEYDKPFADSCLMVAKAMYKFAKDLAQGATFTHNKKAAGWSSPAYNGNNEFYDDMALASVALLYATGEKEYADDMIRNKNMVQGQEYATGAGFFEGGWFVTNNKGFFKDVKNTGWANAYSYALYALYKLILQDKDKAINEYGLSETEWLNAIEDCIADMIANLGDMSAYGESPETFVFPTVPNVWKQSQVTYDKTWYTMLTDQEWIYNRYRAGDIFEVLAYADVAADIEKQGISLPNMGTPNWKAAEAKQFAINQLNYLLGVNPWDVSFIMGVGDKNDAHPHHRASNPEGKNMPGAGYKYKPPVGALYGGVPPALSVTMGKNGQRNWEYYEMSEVCIDAAATLVSSVSLASQKIDRTRAPGMQVEIRHVSMDSAIVMVKLDTRGTASINYGTGDQATQMNKVAVPDDSSSGVQHEFILRNLQPGTTYYFFATGYNAYNPENYTMKFMVDSTQTPFSFTTLNTVESAEIKNVTVCNVSADSAEIMWYTPNGEYESKLYWDTIPHTNPNEYAHNTGAGNADISGIPTKFHYVKIGGLKEKTTYYYAVESNGQYTNVNEETGAMLKFTTPVTQYDFSVYTYQYSWASKPAINVNIFNNEARAFDSLTVRMFMRGDDDLYDDVAIRTDICQAYDEAGFNKACDATTLEVLNQGFRHVRPVKIEDTYDAASGTWQWYFPIPLGPTVIKSSSRFRVDVLFVARIRAQGQDDPLDVAPQNKKLYCNADGTWYWVSDEDKIGATLTANPGDWSWMPHSKANGDYADYPGMPCISKDAGDLDFGVAPVNPYVAVYRKDEFVWGYSPSKSEMETKRANYQIEVTFDEPFNVSNGSYVEIDQSSSTVFVTGHAHITEGGYITKIWANGTQVPLERMDLDGEIYMMSNGVIVAHYNLATDLWDLKIPVKMGIGSNKVDVTVFAGPDPDCAACTENGGCAFVNRSYFVQFTKGDATASALTIKDRDGNPVASPADPANTQFYIYLTDKDKAKYNQTIEVLVVNNKKGDTLKVAMEPVADNPGMFQSKTSIAALEVPKNNRGSGQISFFAGDTIQVIYIDPEDEEDVSKQSFYAESTYPAPKQVLAQDSDCDNVADKLTITFSNAFDENYALDSVRVFIEGMSDSVTLSVPQPIQGLNEITIPLTGVNVPETAAPSGTATVFLVTKGQISREVVKITDGIAPQLLSVTILENPEPRSTEDTLMIAFTEPVMLPSLGAWPLSIEGVSGDHISVSGKATTNNGGKSWLFVVTGNDNGSYIPVGGIASIKSGMNITDEALNALDPASPCAQGVKIAETPKPVPITLAEIRDNEGDGFADEIYLKFEKKLRPQDMLDSFVVEWGMKNITKSFLPADWNHTMEFGEHWQHNQQLDTLTGVVTDDSTLVQDTISIITIPLTTANGFPFGTTSGSYDGYGHVTPRLGPAGGFFDKFYFVVDKCPPVIIKATKSTSNSYEFLEATMSEPLQTIDNSSLEYIERKRGSQEGIYLKPKSVSTRNDVKEFYGYSDESEGAVRVGDYIRLVPLPALSRYKDKAGNYPTEQNPWVIVGGASAEKTKFNVVLVHNVTKPSADVPYTGAPASAGEVFRATIIKTGGNEALMTLKDGVLSATGIVLDTNLYKHAGPQFIVEITMPSALQTNDLGQPLFDFDIKFSVDVYDNLGQFITKQNVRLNMNDIGYDMISEDGVLRVNMEWMAPDGAPTTKTGRKLGTGAYIAKFDFLSKATYTAESTPVQGESSNYKKGDIIKTTDNTTKTFGFKRAKRK from the coding sequence ATGCCTGCAAAAAGATCTTGGATTACAGTACTGCTCGCGACTGTCGGCATCATGGCGGCAGAGCAAGAACAGCCCACACCGTACGACCTGATTCGTCCGGTCTGGCCGCTCACGTGGGACAGCACCGTGTTCAACCACTTTGTCCCCGACGCGATTCCGAAGAACCCGATTCCGAAAAACAGGACTCCCGCCGCATTCGCCCCCAACGAATTTATTCCCGACACGCTGGACCAGGCCTACCTGGACGCCATGAACTACCGCATGTCACCCATCCGCGTGAACCAGGCCGGCTATCTCGAAAGTGACGCCGAGAAGCAGTTCTACTACGTCGGATCCGCCACCTCCTTCGAAGTCGTGGATGCCGATGGCAACTCCCTCTCCCCCGCAGCCACGGGAACCTTTACCTCAAGCGGTAAATCCGCATCGTCTTCCTGGATAATCAATGCAGGGACAAACGCGGCCACCAACAACAAGGACCGCTATTCCGTTACCATAAATGGCCCGTCGGGCACGATACAGATAGGCCAACTCGGCAACATGAGCCTGCCCACCAATACCCGCCTGCGCATCAAGGTGGGGAACAATATTTCGAGCACCTTCATCATTAGCGAACACGTGTATTCCATGGTGAAGGATGCAGCCCTCAAGTTCTACGGCATCAACCGTAGCGGTAATGGAGAATCCTGGTTCCACCCGGCAAGCCATACCAAGGATGGCGGCGGACCGGTTACCGAAGGTGCAGATGACGTCCGTGGACCGTTTAATGAAGCCCTTGCCGGAACGCTTGAAGGCGGCTACTACGACTGCGGAGACCACCTGAAGGAATCCCAGACCCAGATGTATGCCTTCATGGTGGCTGCCGTGATGGCAGCAACGAACGCCGACGCCGACGAAGACGTTTATGCCTACAACCAGGGGGAAACGGTCAATACCGACGGTATCCCCGACATGCTCCGCGAAGCTAAGCACGGCGCCGACTTTGTACTGCGTGCCTACAAGCGCGCCAACGGAGTCGTCGACGACATGGCCCTTTCCGTAGGTAACTTCGGTAGTGACCACGGTTGGTGGGGACGCCCCGAGAACCAGGACAAGCTCCCTGTCGACAACTCTGCATCGGCAACCGACCGCGGAGGCCCCGCCTCGCGCACGGTCCGCCTTGGCGAAGTCGGCTCGAACATCGGTGGCGAAACGGCCGCAGGCCTCGCCATCCTCGGCAAGATGTATGCCGAATACGACAAGCCCTTTGCCGATAGCTGCCTTATGGTGGCCAAGGCCATGTACAAGTTTGCAAAAGACCTCGCCCAAGGCGCGACCTTCACTCACAACAAGAAGGCTGCCGGCTGGTCTAGCCCGGCCTATAACGGCAACAACGAATTCTACGACGACATGGCTCTTGCCTCGGTGGCACTCCTCTATGCGACCGGAGAAAAAGAATACGCCGACGACATGATCCGCAACAAGAACATGGTGCAGGGCCAGGAATACGCTACCGGCGCCGGATTCTTCGAGGGCGGTTGGTTCGTCACCAACAACAAGGGCTTCTTTAAGGATGTCAAGAACACCGGATGGGCAAACGCCTATTCCTACGCGCTCTATGCCCTCTACAAGCTAATCCTGCAGGACAAGGACAAGGCGATAAACGAATACGGCCTATCTGAAACGGAATGGCTGAACGCCATCGAAGACTGTATCGCGGACATGATTGCGAACCTCGGCGACATGAGTGCCTACGGCGAAAGCCCGGAAACATTCGTATTCCCCACGGTTCCCAATGTCTGGAAGCAGAGCCAGGTCACATACGACAAGACCTGGTATACCATGCTCACGGACCAGGAATGGATCTACAACAGATACCGCGCTGGTGACATTTTCGAAGTGCTGGCATACGCCGACGTGGCGGCCGACATCGAAAAGCAGGGTATTTCACTCCCCAACATGGGAACCCCGAACTGGAAAGCGGCCGAGGCAAAGCAGTTCGCCATCAACCAGCTTAACTACCTGCTTGGCGTGAACCCGTGGGACGTTTCCTTCATCATGGGTGTCGGCGACAAGAACGACGCCCACCCGCACCACCGTGCATCCAACCCCGAAGGCAAGAACATGCCGGGCGCAGGCTACAAGTATAAACCGCCTGTAGGCGCCCTCTATGGTGGCGTTCCCCCTGCACTCAGTGTGACTATGGGTAAGAACGGACAGCGCAACTGGGAATACTACGAAATGTCGGAAGTCTGCATTGACGCAGCCGCAACCCTCGTCAGTAGCGTAAGCCTCGCCTCCCAGAAGATTGACCGCACCCGCGCACCCGGAATGCAGGTGGAAATCCGCCACGTCAGCATGGATTCCGCCATCGTGATGGTGAAACTCGATACCCGCGGCACGGCATCCATCAACTACGGCACAGGCGACCAGGCAACGCAAATGAACAAGGTTGCCGTCCCCGACGATTCCTCCTCCGGCGTGCAGCACGAGTTCATCCTGAGGAACCTGCAGCCGGGCACCACATACTACTTCTTCGCGACCGGTTATAACGCCTACAACCCAGAAAACTACACCATGAAGTTCATGGTCGACAGCACGCAGACTCCGTTCAGCTTCACGACGCTCAACACCGTCGAAAGCGCCGAAATCAAGAATGTAACCGTGTGTAACGTAAGTGCCGACAGTGCCGAAATCATGTGGTACACCCCGAACGGCGAATACGAATCCAAGCTCTACTGGGATACCATTCCGCACACGAACCCGAACGAGTATGCCCACAACACGGGCGCCGGCAATGCCGACATCTCGGGAATCCCGACCAAGTTCCACTATGTGAAAATCGGCGGACTCAAGGAAAAGACGACATACTACTACGCCGTCGAGAGCAACGGACAGTACACGAACGTGAACGAAGAAACAGGCGCCATGCTCAAGTTCACCACACCGGTGACGCAGTACGACTTCAGCGTGTACACCTACCAGTACTCTTGGGCAAGCAAACCCGCCATCAACGTGAACATCTTCAACAACGAGGCTAGAGCGTTCGACAGCCTTACCGTGCGCATGTTCATGCGTGGCGATGACGACCTGTACGATGACGTGGCCATCCGTACCGACATCTGCCAGGCATACGACGAAGCCGGTTTCAACAAGGCCTGCGATGCCACAACGCTAGAAGTTCTCAACCAAGGGTTCCGCCACGTGCGCCCCGTAAAGATCGAAGACACCTACGATGCCGCTTCTGGCACCTGGCAGTGGTACTTCCCCATCCCGCTCGGACCGACAGTCATCAAGAGTTCTAGCCGCTTCCGCGTGGACGTGCTGTTCGTAGCACGCATTCGCGCCCAGGGACAGGACGACCCGCTCGACGTGGCCCCGCAGAACAAGAAGCTTTACTGCAACGCCGACGGTACCTGGTACTGGGTGTCCGACGAGGACAAGATTGGCGCTACCCTCACGGCAAATCCGGGCGACTGGAGCTGGATGCCGCACAGCAAGGCCAACGGCGACTATGCCGACTACCCGGGCATGCCCTGCATCAGCAAGGATGCCGGCGACCTGGACTTCGGCGTGGCACCGGTGAACCCCTACGTGGCCGTGTACCGCAAGGACGAATTCGTCTGGGGCTACAGCCCCTCCAAGAGCGAAATGGAAACGAAGCGCGCGAACTACCAGATCGAGGTCACGTTCGACGAGCCCTTCAACGTGTCTAACGGCAGCTATGTGGAAATCGACCAGTCGAGCAGCACCGTGTTCGTGACCGGCCACGCCCATATTACCGAAGGCGGCTACATCACGAAGATTTGGGCAAACGGAACGCAGGTTCCGCTGGAACGCATGGATCTTGATGGCGAAATCTACATGATGAGCAATGGCGTCATCGTTGCGCACTACAACCTCGCTACCGACCTCTGGGATTTGAAGATTCCGGTTAAGATGGGCATCGGAAGCAACAAGGTCGACGTCACAGTATTCGCAGGGCCTGACCCCGATTGTGCTGCCTGTACCGAAAACGGAGGCTGTGCTTTCGTAAACCGTTCGTACTTCGTGCAGTTCACCAAGGGCGACGCTACCGCATCGGCCCTCACCATCAAGGATAGGGACGGCAACCCGGTGGCAAGCCCGGCCGACCCGGCGAACACGCAGTTCTACATCTACCTGACCGACAAGGACAAGGCAAAGTACAACCAAACTATCGAAGTGCTCGTCGTGAACAACAAGAAGGGCGATACCCTCAAGGTCGCCATGGAACCCGTTGCCGACAACCCTGGCATGTTCCAGAGCAAGACCTCCATCGCCGCACTTGAAGTTCCGAAGAACAACCGAGGGTCTGGCCAGATTTCGTTCTTTGCGGGCGATACCATCCAGGTCATCTATATCGACCCCGAAGACGAAGAAGATGTCTCGAAGCAGTCGTTCTACGCAGAATCCACGTACCCGGCGCCCAAACAGGTGCTTGCCCAGGACAGCGACTGCGACAACGTCGCCGACAAGTTGACCATCACCTTCTCCAATGCCTTCGACGAGAACTACGCGCTGGACAGCGTCCGCGTGTTTATCGAAGGCATGAGCGACTCGGTGACACTTTCTGTGCCCCAGCCGATACAGGGCCTAAACGAGATTACGATACCGCTCACAGGCGTAAACGTACCTGAAACGGCAGCACCCAGCGGAACCGCAACCGTATTCCTTGTCACGAAGGGGCAGATTTCCCGCGAAGTGGTGAAGATTACCGACGGTATCGCGCCACAGCTCCTGAGCGTAACGATTCTCGAGAATCCGGAACCGCGCTCCACCGAAGATACGCTGATGATCGCCTTCACCGAGCCTGTCATGTTACCCTCCCTGGGAGCATGGCCCCTCTCTATCGAAGGAGTCTCCGGCGACCACATCTCCGTGTCGGGCAAGGCAACCACAAACAACGGCGGCAAGAGTTGGCTGTTCGTGGTGACCGGGAACGACAACGGGAGCTACATCCCTGTTGGCGGAATCGCAAGCATCAAGAGCGGCATGAACATCACGGACGAAGCCCTGAACGCGCTCGACCCGGCATCGCCCTGCGCACAGGGCGTGAAGATTGCAGAAACCCCGAAGCCCGTGCCCATCACGCTTGCCGAAATCCGCGACAACGAGGGTGACGGTTTCGCTGACGAAATCTACCTGAAGTTCGAAAAGAAGCTACGCCCGCAGGACATGCTCGACAGTTTCGTCGTGGAATGGGGCATGAAGAACATCACCAAGAGTTTCCTCCCTGCCGACTGGAACCACACCATGGAATTCGGGGAACACTGGCAGCACAATCAGCAGCTGGATACCCTCACCGGTGTCGTCACCGACGATTCCACCCTGGTGCAAGATACGATTTCCATCATTACGATTCCGCTCACGACTGCAAACGGATTCCCGTTCGGCACGACAAGCGGTTCGTACGACGGCTACGGTCACGTGACACCGAGACTCGGACCCGCAGGCGGATTCTTCGACAAGTTCTACTTCGTAGTCGACAAGTGCCCGCCCGTCATTATCAAGGCGACGAAGTCCACATCGAATTCCTACGAGTTCCTCGAAGCCACCATGTCTGAGCCTCTCCAGACTATCGACAATTCCTCTCTCGAATACATCGAGCGCAAGCGCGGCTCGCAGGAAGGCATATACCTGAAGCCCAAGTCCGTATCGACCCGAAACGACGTGAAGGAATTCTACGGCTACTCCGACGAATCCGAAGGCGCCGTACGCGTAGGCGACTACATCAGGCTCGTGCCGCTCCCGGCACTTTCCCGCTACAAGGACAAGGCTGGCAACTACCCCACCGAACAGAACCCGTGGGTAATTGTCGGCGGTGCTTCCGCAGAAAAGACGAAGTTCAACGTGGTTCTCGTGCACAACGTGACGAAGCCTTCCGCCGACGTCCCCTATACGGGCGCTCCGGCCAGCGCAGGCGAAGTATTCCGTGCAACAATCATCAAGACTGGCGGCAACGAGGCCCTCATGACTCTCAAGGACGGCGTCCTTTCTGCAACGGGAATCGTCCTGGACACGAACCTCTACAAGCATGCCGGCCCGCAGTTCATTGTTGAAATCACGATGCCTTCGGCCCTGCAGACCAACGATCTCGGCCAGCCGCTCTTCGATTTCGACATCAAGTTCTCGGTCGATGTCTACGACAACCTCGGGCAGTTCATTACCAAGCAGAACGTACGCCTGAACATGAACGACATCGGTTACGACATGATCTCAGAAGATGGCGTGTTGCGCGTGAATATGGAATGGATGGCACCCGATGGTGCGCCCACGACAAAGACCGGCCGCAAGCTCGGCACAGGCGCATACATTGCGAAATTCGACTTCCTCTCCAAGGCCACCTACACCGCAGAGTCTACTCCGGTACAGGGAGAAAGTTCGAACTACAAGAAGGGCGATATCATCAAGACCACGGACAACACGACGAAGACTTTCGGATTCAAGCGCGCCAAGCGTAAGTAA
- a CDS encoding polysaccharide deacetylase family protein, with protein sequence MDKKFLPAALAVTFGVGLSFAQTAEIGTWAGFRKGAASFTFDDGAPSHVSDGGPLFDKYGYKGTFNVVVNWNPDWSGFGNMAKNGHEIASHSNTHGQNMSGEEASSKKSIEGKIQQKYGVITVAYPNCNVPNKSAVQQNYVIGRICNGSWQSQPDMMSKDGPSDWTMASAIMTGSTGTNDFKGNMQKAVQQGGWIAFLTHGFENKNNGSATYSPTPLSAIEDGLKWAQQNDKDIWVAPMGHVAMYIKERKASKVEASGSGTITVKLTHNIADNVSKYDYPLSIRVKYDGSQAEVTQAGAKLESKIDGGYVYFDAVPNAGDIVISGGATTPSSSSEVTSSSSVASSSSTVPPQSSSSGFGPWPPLSSSSTTAIAAEPAGLAAVAVYRTADNYIEVSGAQGMAITVYNNLGQVIRTTRSLGIVQKVYTGAKGMYIVKVGSRTFKISL encoded by the coding sequence ATGGATAAGAAATTCCTACCCGCAGCCCTTGCCGTCACATTCGGCGTTGGGCTTTCTTTTGCCCAGACTGCCGAAATCGGTACCTGGGCAGGTTTCCGCAAGGGTGCCGCATCGTTCACGTTCGACGACGGCGCTCCGAGCCACGTGAGCGACGGCGGTCCGCTGTTCGACAAGTACGGCTATAAGGGAACCTTCAACGTGGTGGTGAACTGGAACCCCGACTGGAGCGGTTTCGGCAACATGGCCAAGAACGGTCACGAAATTGCAAGCCACAGCAACACCCACGGCCAGAACATGAGCGGCGAAGAAGCTTCTTCGAAGAAGAGCATTGAAGGCAAGATTCAGCAGAAGTACGGCGTCATCACGGTCGCCTATCCGAACTGCAACGTCCCGAACAAGAGCGCCGTGCAGCAGAACTACGTCATTGGCCGTATCTGCAACGGTTCCTGGCAGAGCCAGCCCGACATGATGAGCAAGGACGGTCCTAGCGACTGGACAATGGCATCCGCCATCATGACTGGTTCCACCGGCACGAACGACTTCAAGGGCAACATGCAGAAGGCCGTACAGCAGGGCGGCTGGATCGCATTCCTCACCCACGGTTTCGAGAACAAGAACAACGGTTCCGCTACCTACTCGCCCACGCCGCTCAGCGCCATTGAAGACGGTCTCAAGTGGGCCCAGCAGAACGATAAGGACATCTGGGTTGCCCCGATGGGCCATGTCGCCATGTACATCAAGGAACGCAAAGCCTCCAAGGTTGAAGCCAGCGGCAGCGGCACCATCACGGTTAAGCTCACGCACAACATCGCCGACAACGTTTCTAAGTACGACTACCCGCTTTCCATCCGCGTCAAGTACGACGGCTCTCAGGCAGAAGTCACGCAGGCCGGCGCAAAGCTTGAATCCAAGATCGATGGTGGCTATGTCTACTTCGACGCCGTTCCGAACGCAGGCGACATCGTCATCTCCGGTGGAGCAACTACTCCGTCTTCTTCCAGCGAAGTTACCTCCTCTAGCAGCGTAGCCTCCTCTTCTAGCACCGTGCCGCCGCAGTCTTCCAGCAGCGGATTCGGCCCGTGGCCGCCGCTTTCTTCCTCCTCGACCACCGCAATCGCTGCCGAACCGGCAGGCCTCGCTGCAGTCGCCGTCTACAGGACCGCCGATAACTACATCGAAGTTTCCGGTGCACAGGGCATGGCAATCACCGTCTACAACAACTTGGGCCAGGTAATCCGCACCACACGCAGCCTCGGCATTGTCCAGAAGGTGTACACCGGCGCGAAGGGCATGTACATCGTGAAGGTCGGTAGCAGGACGTTCAAGATTTCTCTCTAA